A window of the Fulvia fulva chromosome 3, complete sequence genome harbors these coding sequences:
- a CDS encoding O-methyltransferase ATR12, translated as MEPPPQDTATLIQALQSITTTTYQNDPIAKSNLLRAVKALTERLEDPWERIYDAVFINPILLTTLKIATDITLWYHLDASAPQSYDVLASKTSTDPALLRRILRLLASSQVINEVDVETYCHSTYSAALEDPRGLVTGVQYYYHTPVLQHLRLPKYFAEQGYKHPTDPMTAPWKSMVGRPDYPGLRWQYLSEIDPEESLHFNTFLASMRKDQVPWPTLYPISDLIENYDPATPFLVDIGGGNGRDATQLAQHLSTHYPSLSTASIILQDQPNVLTSLPKDTLPPSIQPQPHDFFTPNPVRGARAYFLHSVLHDWPDDSALSILANIKCSMTEGYSKILLMERIMPARARDMDPRAAVLDIQMMCNFAALERTEAQWRDLVVRAGLRVVRVVGMGTYSMIEAEL; from the coding sequence ATGGAACCCCCACCACAAGATACCGCAACCCTCATCCAGGCCCTTCAATCCATCACCACCACAACCTACCAAAACGACCCCATCGCCAAATCCAATCTCCTCCGCGCAGTAAAGGCTCTGACCGAACGCCTCGAGGATCCTTGGGAGCGAATCTACGATGCAGTCTTCATAAATCCGATCCTCCTCACAACTCTCAAGATCGCCACCGATATTACGCTCTGGTATCATCTAGACGCTTCTGCACCCCAATCATACGATGTCCTCGCCTCCAAAACTTCCACAGACCCGGCCCTCCTGCGCCGGATCCTCCGCCTTCTCGCCTCATCTCAAGTCATCAACGAGGTAGACGTCGAGACGTACTGTCACAGCACCTACAGCGCTGCGCTCGAGGATCCGCGAGGACTCGTCACTGGGGTTCAGTATTACTACCACACTCCCGTTCTGCAGCATCTCAGACTCCCGAAATACTTCGCGGAACAGGGCTACAAGCACCCCACGGACCCCATGACAGCGCCCTGGAAGAGCATGGTCGGCCGTCCCGACTACCCGGGCCTACGATGGCAATACCTCTCCGAGATCGACCCAGAAGAAAGCCTCCATTTCAACACCTTCCTAGCCTCAATGCGGAAGGACCAGGTCCCATGGCCTACTCTCTACCCCATCTCCGACCTCATCGAGAACTACGATCCAGCTACCCCCTTCCTCGTCGACATCGGCGGCGGCAACGGTCGAGACGCAACGCAACTGGCACAACACCTCTCAACCCACTACCCCTCCCTCTCCACAGCATCCATAATCCTCCAAGATCAACCCAACGTCCTCACCTCCCTCCCCAAAGACACCCTGCCCCCATCAATCCAGCCCCAACCCCACGACTTCTTCACCCCGAACCCCGTCAGGGGAGCGCGTGCATACTTCCTACACTCAGTTCTGCACGACTGGCCCGACGATTCCGCTCTGTCCATTCTCGCCAACATCAAGTGCTCCATGACGGAAGGCTACAGTAAGATTCTGCTGATGGAACGGATCATGCCCGCTCGGGCCCGGGATATGGATCCGCGCGCGGCGGTGTTGGATATTCAGATGATGTGTAACTTCGCCGCGTTGGAGCGGACGGAGGCGCAGTGGAGGGATTTGGTTGTGAGGGCTGGGTTGAGAGTTGTGAGGGTTGTGGGGATGGGGACGTATAGTATGATTGAGGCGGAGCTGTAG
- a CDS encoding V-type proton ATPase subunit F, with protein MALPQSAYKDREFLAVIGDEDSVTGILLAGVGHVTEPPDSQKNYLVVDSKTEDSTIEGAFQQFTKERKDIAIVLINQHIAERIRGKVDAFSEAFPSVLEIPSKDHPYDPEKDSVMKRVRKLFGE; from the exons ATGGCTCTCCCACAATCCGCCTACAAAGACCGAGAGTTTCTCGCAGTCATCGGCGACGAA GACTCAGTGACCGGCATCCTCCTCGCAGGCGTTGGC CATGTAACAGAACCCCCGGACTCACAAAAGAACTACCTGGTAGTCGACTCCAAAACCGAAGACTCCACGATCGAAGGCGCGTTTCAGCAGTTTACGAAGGAGAGGAAAGACATCGCTATTGTGCTTATAAATCAACAT ATCGCAGAACGGATACGAGGCAAAGTCGACGCATTCAGCGAAGCGTTCCCATCGGTGCTTGAGATCCCGAGTAAAGACCACCCGTACGACCCGGAGAAGGATAGTGTGATGAAGAGGGTTAGGAAGTTGTTTGGAGAGTAA
- a CDS encoding Coatomer subunit beta — translation MRLDVKRQLFARSERVKGIDFHPTEPWILTTLYSGHVYIWSYETQSIIKTFELTDVPVRAGRFISRKNWIVCGSDDFQLRVYNYNTSEKITSFEAHPDYIRAIVVHPTQPFVLTASDDMTIKLWDWEKGWKNVQTFEGHNHYVMGLAINPKDTNTFASACLDRTVKIWNLGSSTPNFTLEAHETKGVNHVDYYPQSDKPYLLTTSDDRTVKIWDYTTKAQIATLEGHTSNVSFACYHPELPVIISGSEDGTVKIWHANTYRLEQSLSYGLERAWCVSYQRGRQGIAMGFDDGAVVVKMGREEPAVSMDNSGKIIWARHSEILTSVIKGGDKSVKDGQAITLPSKDLGSTELYPQTLIHSPNGRFVAVCGDGEYIIYTALALRNQAFGSALDFAWASKENDKDYAIRESQYSVKIYRNFKPKSGDGTVNVGFAADGLSGGVLLGVKGQGGIGFFDWESGKLVRRIEVEPRNVYWSESGELVCLACEDTYYVLRYSREQYVAALQSGNVDEDGVEEAFEVVCDINESVRTGQWVGDCFVYTNSTNRLNYLVGDQTYTVSHFDQPYYVLGYLPRDGRVYVCDKDVQVSSFALSVSVIEYQTLVLRGDLDAAMEMLEQGEIPEDQKNKIARFLEGQGYKEQALEVATDSEHRFELALGLNELKIALELAREADVEHKWKTVGDAALTGWDVKLAEECFRNANDLGSLLLIYTSSCNHESLRMLAEKAQTAGQHNVAFTCYHQLGDKDACLDILLQTNRHAEATLFAQTYKPSRAQDIATAWKGSLEKSGKGKVARLLGVPGEDEEMFPEWEEYLRLEREGGAHGDLIDINGDADPVEKAAPVEADGEEEEEAEEASSQTETEV, via the exons ATGCGTCTCGACGTCAAG CGTCAGCTCTTCGCGCGCAGCGAGCGCGTGAAAGGCATCGACTTCCACCCAACGGAACCGTGGATCCTCACCACCCTCTACAGCGGCCATGTGTACATCTGGTCATACGAGACACAGTCGATTATCAAGACCTTCGAGCTCACCGACGTCCCTGTGCGCGCCGGTCGCTTCATCTCCCGAAAGAACTGGATCGTCTGTGGCAGCGATGACTTTCAGCTACGAGTCTACAACTACAACACTTCGGAGAAGATCACCAGCTTCGAAGCACATCCCGACTACATCCGTGCCATAGTCGTCCACCCGACGCAGCCATTCGTCCTCACCGCCTCCGATGACATGACAATTAAGCTGTGGGACTGGGAGAAAGGCTGGAAGAACGTGCAGACATTTGAGGGTCACAACCACTATGTGATGGGACTTGCCATCAACCCGAAAGACACCAACACCTTCGCGTCGGCATGTCTGGACAGGACGGTCAAGATCTGGAATCTTGGGTCGAGTACACCCAACTTCACACTCGAAGCACACGAGACCAAGGGCGTGAACCACGTCGACTACTACCCACAGAGCGACAAGCCGTATCTCCTCACGACCTCAGACGACCGAACTGTCAAGATCTGGGACTACACAACCAAG GCACAAATCGCAACACTTGAGGGCCACACATCGAACGTCTCCTTCGCCTGCTACCACCCTGAACTACCAGTCATCATATCTGGATCTGAAGATGGCACCGTCAAGATCTGGCACGCAAATACATATCGCCTCGAACAATCGCTATCATACGGACTGGAACGAGCATGGTGTGTCTCCTATCAGCGCGGCAGACAAGGTATTGCCATGGGTTTCGACGATGGTGCAGTAGTGGTCAAGATGGGTCGCGAAGAGCCTGCAGTCTCCATGGACAACTCCGGCAAGATCATCTGGGCACGACACTCTGAGATCCTCACATCCGTCATCAAGGGTGGTGACAAATCAGTTAAGGACGGTCAAGCCATTACTCTTCCTTCAAAAGACCTTGGATCCACCGAGCTGTACCCTCAGACACTGATTCACTCGCCCAACGGTCGCTTCGTCGCGGTTTGCGGTGATGGCGAATACATCATCTACACTGCTCTTGCGCTGCGGAATCAAGCCTTCGGCTCTGCACTGGACTTCGCCTGGGCTTCGAAGGAGAACGACAAGGATTACGCCATCCGGGAATCACAGTATTCGGTCAAGATCTATCGCAACTTCAAGCCGAAGTCTGGTGACGGCACAGTCAACGTTGGCTTCGCGGCCGATGGTTTGAGCGGTGGTGTCTTGCTTGGTGTCAAGGGCCAGGGCGGCATTGGCTTCTTCGACTGGGAGTCTGGCAAGCTTGTCCGTCGCATCGAAGTTGAGCCACGCAACGTTTACTGGTCGGAGTCTGGAGAGCTGGTCTGTCTGGCATGCGAAGACACATACTACGTTCTGCGATACTCGAGAGAGCAGTATGTGGCTGCACTTCAATCTGGCAACGTGGATGAGGATGGTGTTGAGGAGGCCTTCGAGGTTGTGTGCGACATCAACGAGAGCGTGCGAACTGGTCAGTGGGTCGGCGACTGCTTCGTCTACACCAACTCAACGAACCGCCTCAACTACCTTGTCGGCGACCAGACCTACACCGTCAGCCACTTCGACCAGCCATACTACGTCCTAGGATACCTACCCAGAGACGGCAGAGTGTACGTCTGCGACAAGGATGTTCAGGTCTCATCCTTTGCACTTTCCGTCAGCGTCATCGAGTACCAGACTCTCGTCCTCCGAGGCGATCTTGACGCTGCGATGGAGATGCTTGAGCAAGGCGAGATCCCGGAAGACCAGAAGAACAAGATAGCACGATTCCTGGAAGGTCAAGGCTACAAGGAGCAAGCTCTAGAAGTTGCAACGGACAGCGAGCACCGCTTCGAGCTTGCGCTTGGTCTCAATGAGCTCAAGATCGCACTCGAGCTGGCGCGCGAAGCCGATGTCGAGCACAAGTGGAAGACGGTGGGCGACGCAGCACTTACTGGGTGGGACGTCAAGCTCGCCGAGGAATGCTTCCGCAACGCGAACGACCTTGGGAGCTTACTACTGATCTACACATCATCCTGCAATCACGAAAGTCTACGCATGCTAGCTGAAAAGGCGCAAACTGCCGGCCAGCACAACGTCGCTTTCACCTGCTACCACCAATTGGGCGACAAGGATGCATGTCTCGATATTCTCCTCCAAACGAACCGACACGCAGAAGCAACACTCTTCGCACAGACATACAAGCCTAGTCGAGCGCAAGACATCGCGACGGCATGGAAGGGTTCGTTGGAGAAGAGTGGTAAGGGTAAGGTGGCGCGGTTGCTAGGTGTTCCAGGCGAGGATGAGGAGATGTTCCCGGAGTGGGAGGAGTATCTCCGCTTGGAGAGGGAAGGTGGTGCGCATGGAGATCTGATTGATATCAACGGAGATGCAGACCCTGTGGAGAAGGCCGCGCCCGTTGAGGCGGATGGagaggaagaagaggagGCTGAGGAAGCCTCATCGCAGACCGAGACAGAAGTATAG
- a CDS encoding Phosphatidylglycerol/phosphatidylinositol transfer protein produces the protein MKFLALAFPALLATSATARSTGLFTTSDVTPQDDTNLSVPGDNPLEHCADPKDDILAIKSVDLSPNPPLAGQTLSIAAKGVLAKDVEEGAQVHLTVKYGLITIIRQTADLCETVKKVDLECPLKKGELELVKDVDLPKEIPPGKYTVEAKVVTKDEDDVTCLKATVQFKMGGKGLFKQGL, from the exons ATGAAGTTCCTCGCCCTCGCCTTCCCCGCGCTCCTCGCAACCTCCGCCACCGCACGATCAACAGGCCTCTTCACAACCTCCGACGTCACGCCACAGGACGACACAAACCTCTCAGTCCCAGGCGATAACCCACTCGAACACTGCGCAGACCCAAAGGACGACATCCTCGCGATCAAGAGCGTAGACCTCAGCCCTAACCCACCTCTCGC CGGTCAGACTCTCTCCATAGCCGCCAAAGGCGTCCTCGCCAAAGACGTCGAGGAAGGTGCCCAGGTTCATCTGACTGTCAAGTACGGCCTCATCACCATCATCCGCCAGACCGCCGACTTGTGTGAGACAGTGAAGAAGGTGGACTTGGAATGCCCGCTGAAGAAGGGCGAGCTTGAGTTGGTCAAGGATGTGGATCTGCCGAAGGAGATTCCACCGGGGAAGTACACGGTTGAGGCAAAGGTGGTGACGAAGGATGAGGATGATGTTACGTGCTTGAAGGCGACTGTGCAGTTCAAGATGGGTGGGAAGGGTCTCTTCAAGCAGGGGCTTTAG
- a CDS encoding rRNA-processing protein utp23, which translates to MKGKRSKQYRKLMHQYQLTFSLREPYQVLFDAAIIKDAARFKMKLGQMLENTLHGEIKPMISQCCIRHLYNEPQSPDKDAWIETAKQAERRRCGHHELEKPLSALECIMSCVDPKDSGNNKNKYVVATQELEIRQKLRAIPGVPLVYINRSVMILEPMASTSEKVKEVEEKAKIRAGLKTRRGATLAGAGEKRKRDDEGGEDGDQAEGGAEPAKKKPKAKGPKGPNPLAVKKAKKEKPKTVGKQVEEERSVLRKAAKQDPQASEKARSAETVVAVDADGAADATRKRKRKRKPKDAAAVEDAGEE; encoded by the coding sequence ATGAAGGGCAAACGCTCCAAACAATACCGCAAACTTATGCACCAATACCAACTCACATTCTCCCTCCGCGAACCATACCAAGTGCTCTTCGACGCCGCCATAATCAAAGATGCAGCTCGCTTCAAGATGAAGCTCGGGCAAATGCTGGAGAACACACTACACGGCGAGATCAAGCCTATGATATCGCAGTGCTGTATACGACACCTGTACAACGAACCTCAATCACCTGATAAAGATGCATGGATCGAGACAGCAAAGCAAGCAGAGCGACGAAGATGTGGACATCACGAGTTGGAGAAGCCGCTGAGTGCGTTGGAGTGTATCATGAGCTGTGTGGATCCGAAGGACTCGGGCAACAATAAGAACAAGTATGTTGTTGCGACGCAGGAGTTGGAGATTAGGCAGAAGTTGAGGGCGATACCGGGCGTGCCGTTGGTGTACATCAACAGATCTGTCATGATTTTAGAACCGATGGCGTCGACAtcagagaaggtcaaggAGGTTGAGGAGAAGGCGAAGATCAGAGCCGGCTTGAAGACGAGGAGAGGCGCAACTCTAGCCGGTGCTGGCGAGAAGCGTAAGAGGGACGATGAGGGAGGTGAAGATGGAGATCAGGCGGAAGGCGGAGCAGAGCCTGCGAAGAAGAAGCCGAAGGCAAAAGGCCCGAAAGGACCAAACCCGCTGGCGGTGAAGAAGGCCAAGAAGGAGAAGCCGAAGACTGTTGGCAAGCAGGTTGAGGAGGAGAGGTCTGTCCTGCGAAAGGCTGCGAAGCAAGATCCACAAGCGTCCGAGAAAGCACGAAGCGCGGAAACTGTGGTGGCGGTTGATGCAGATGGTGCAGCAGATGCGACACGGAAGCGCAAGCGGAAAAGGAAGCCAAAAGATGCTGCTGCCGTCGAGGATGCTGGAGAAGAGTGA